In Crassostrea angulata isolate pt1a10 chromosome 4, ASM2561291v2, whole genome shotgun sequence, one genomic interval encodes:
- the LOC128179926 gene encoding SCO-spondin-like isoform X1, which produces MSGPLKSNLFFYRVLKLVLVIALFTLPEYRVSAVTCSSGWTKYGENCYRLYTSKLPWMNALKACQAVGSSLVDVGSDGEQTFVHNLARGYEFWISGSDSSTEGQWLWYGSIQSWGYTKWNSREPNNAGGEDCASLLSSGRWNDYPCSRSMAYICEQTTALDACDSTWSFRNGRCYKLFTSKVTWSNALKTCQANSANLVNIADSGENSFVHGLLRGESVWMGGFDGPTEGSWAWSGGVFTWSYTNWKSGEPNNSGDEDCNMMYSSDGKWNDGKCSGSLQFMCEKNTPPINGGWSGFGSYGSCSRSCGGGTKTRSRTCTNPAPQWGGDNCPGSSTSSQACNTHSCPINGGWSSWGGYGSCTVTCGGGTQQRSRTCTNPAPQYGGANCPSTSTSSQSCNTHNCPIDGQWTSWGSWGSCSVSCGGGSQSRSRSCTNPAPQYGGSACPGSSSASQACNTHNCPINGGWTSWGSYRSCTVTCGGGTQQRSRTCTNPAPQYGGANCPWSSTSSQSCNTHNCPIDGQWTSWGSWGSCSVSCGGGSQSRSRSCTNPAPQYGGSACPGFSSTSQACNTHNCPINGGWASWGSYGSCTVTCGGGTQQRSHTCTNPAPQYGGANCPSSSTSSQSCNTQNCPIDGRWSSWGSYGTCSVTCGGGSQSRSRTCTSPSPQYGGASCPGANSMSQDCNTQVCIIDGSWGAWATWGACTKTCGGGRRSRSRFCTNPRPANGGLDCPGSSADFDDCNTGTCTSVAAGTYQQLCPTGFFTCQSGGITCIQSSFQCDCSADCDDGSDETTTYAGCTMADTCENGASRFAISLPILFGTILSGLLAVVLSAR; this is translated from the exons ATGAGTGGACCTCTGAAGTCAAATTTG tttttctacagGGTCTTAAAGCTTGTTTTGGTGATAGCACTGTTTACATTGCCCG AGTACAGAGTATCCGCAGTAACCTGTAGTTCTGGATGGACCAAGTACGGAGAGAACTGTTACCGACTGTACACGTCAAAACTGCCGTGGATGAACGCCCTGAAGGCGTGTCAGGCCGTGGGTAGTAGTCTGGTGGACGTAGGCTCAGACGGGGAACAGACCTTTGTACACA ATCTCGCCAGAGGGTACGAGTTTTGGATCAGTGGGTCAGATTCTTCCACTGAGGGTCAGTGGCTGTGGTACGGAAGTATTCAGTCCTGGGGGTACACCAAATGGAACTCAC GCGAGCCCAATAACGCTGGGGGCGAGGACTGTGCCAGTTTACTGAGCAGTGGACGGTGGAACGATTACCCATGTAGCCGAAGCATGGCCTACATCTGTGAACAAACAA CTGCACTGGACGCCTGTGACTCCACATGGAGTTTTAGGAACGGTAGATGCTACAAGCTGTTTACGTCAAAAGTCACGTGGTCTAACGCGTTGAAGACCTGTCAGGCCAACTCAGCTAACCTGGTTAACATTGCTGATTCCGGCGAAAATTCCTTTGTCCATg GTTTACTGAGAGGCGAGAGCGTGTGGATGGGAGGGTTTGACGGACCGACGGAGGGATCGTGGGCGTGGTCCGGGGGAGTTTTCACCTGGAGCTACACTAACTGGAAGTCAG GCGAACCAAACAACTCTGGGGACGAAGATTGCAACATGATGTACTCTAGCGACGGAAAATGGAATGATGGGAAATGTTCTGGATCACTGCAGTTCATGTGTGAAAAAAATA caCCTCCAATAAATGGTGGATGGTCAGGTTTTGGATCTTACGGTTCATGCTCTAGATCTTGCGGGGGAGGTACTAAGACGAGGTCAAGGACTTGTACAAACCCTGCCCCTCAGTGGGGAGGGGACAACTGTCCCGGATCTTCTACGTCCTCTCAGGCCTGCAACACCCATAGTTGCCCAA TCAATGGGGGCTGGTCAAGCTGGGGAGGTTACGGGTCCTGTACCGTGACGTGTGGAGGAGGGACTCAGCAGAGGTCACGCACCTGTACTAACCCCGCCCCCCAGTATGGCGGGGCCAACTGTCCGTCAACTAGTACATCGTCACAGAGCTGTAACACACATAATTGTCCAA TTGATGGTCAGTGGACCAGCTGGGGTTCATGGGGTTCATGCTCAGTCAGCTGTGGAGGCGGAAGTCAGTCAAGATCAAGGTCATGCACAAACCCCGCCCCCCAGTATGGAGGCAGTGCTTGCCCAGGCTCCTCCTCTGCGTCACAGGCCTGTAACACACACAACTGTCCAA TAAATGGAGGCTGGACTAGCTGGGGGAGTTACAGGTCCTGTACTGTTACATGTGGAGGAGGGACTCAGCAGAGGTCACGCACCTGTACTAACCCCGCCCCCCAGTACGGTGGGGCTAACTGTCCGTGGAGCAGTACATCGTCACAGAGCTGTAACACGCATAATTGTCCAA TTGATGGTCAGTGGACCAGCTGGGGTTCATGGGGTTCATGCTCAGTCAGCTGTGGAGGCGGAAGTCAGTCAAGATCAAGGTCATGCACAAATCCCGCCCCCCAGTATGGAGGCAGTGCTTGCCCAGGGTTCTCCTCAACGTCACAGGCCTGTAACACACATAACTGTCCAA TCAATGGAGGCTGGGCTAGCTGGGGGAGTTACGGGTCCTGTACTGTGACGTGTGGAGGAGGGACTCAGCAGAGGTCACACACCTGTACTAACCCCGCCCCCCAGTACGGCGGGGCCAACTGTCCGTCAAGTAGTACATCCTCACAGAGCTGTAACACACAAAATTGTCCAA TTGATGGACGGTGGTCAAGTTGGGGATCCTATGGCACATGCTCAGTGACCTGTGGAGGCGGAAGTCAGTCTCGTTCTCGTACCTGCACGAGTCCATCCCCCCAATATGGCGGCGCTTCCTGTCCTGGGGCTAATTCAATGTCTCAAGATTGCAACACGCAGGTTTGCATAA TTGACGGAAGTTGGGGAGCTTGGGCAACGTGGGGGGCTTGTACAAAGACCTGTGGGGGCGGAAGAAGGTCGCGCTCACGATTTTGCACCAACCCAAGACCGGCTAATGGCGGATTAGACTGCCCAGGGAGCTCAGCTGATTTTGACGATTGTAACACAGGGACATGCACTTCTGTAGCCGCTGGAACATATCAACAG TTATGTCCAACCGGTTTCTTCACCTGTCAATCTGGTGGTATCACGTGTATTCAGTCGTCATTCCAATGCGACTGCTCAGCAGACTGTGACGACGGAAGTGACGAAACAACGACGTACGCCGGATGTACCATGGCAGACACGTGTGAAAACGGGGCTA GCCGGTTTGCCATCTCTTTGCCGATCCTGTTTGGAACAATTCTGAGCGGTCTCCTTGCCGTGGTTTTGTCTGCAAGATGA